In a genomic window of Thermoplasmata archaeon:
- a CDS encoding PIN domain-containing protein, with the protein MSGPIVLLDTNIFVSARNRRESGHETCRRLLDRIDEGKIRAQISTVSIAEIRAGLLPAEARTMWQAFVSHLLTSPYYRVEPVDVAIAEMAGQLRSDTKLSLPDALIVATGHLKGAGFLVTQDRQLSRLETVVEVRTPQQMV; encoded by the coding sequence GTGAGTGGTCCCATCGTGCTGCTCGACACTAACATCTTTGTCTCGGCACGGAACCGGCGTGAGTCGGGCCACGAGACCTGCCGACGTCTGCTCGATCGCATCGACGAGGGAAAGATTCGGGCGCAGATCTCGACCGTCTCGATCGCGGAGATCCGCGCGGGCCTGCTTCCCGCCGAAGCCCGCACCATGTGGCAGGCCTTCGTTAGCCACCTGCTCACCTCTCCGTACTACCGGGTCGAGCCGGTCGACGTGGCGATAGCGGAGATGGCCGGCCAGCTCCGGTCCGATACGAAACTCTCGCTGCCGGATGCCCTCATTGTCGCCACCGGGCACCTGAAGGGAGCCGGGTTCTTGGTCACCCAAGATCGGCAACTGAGCCGACTCGAGACGGTCGTTGAAGTTCGGACCCCTCAGCAGATGGTCTAA